aaataaatatgcagtgcaatgcaaatgcaaatacttatgatctaaaaCCATATgctaaattagtatttaatctagccatttacttagtaatctccttgttttactttaagccaagatctaatgaatgagatggtgatgtgccttttttctaaatcactcaaactaatgatgcaacttaggtttcttataccaagatagattaaagtaaagatgatgtttctaatacttttaaacctaaagattttcataacaattattattgctaaattaatatgatggttaactaataataataactgaaactaataaagatatgaaggtaaagaaattattcattaaataaataaataacaaggttcatagaaaagtaaaaagactaaactaaacacttatgaaaactagcctaacatatttaacccaatgatcatggtattaaatagaaagacataaaaaagtaaaaaattccctttagatcaagaatttcttcaagtaggaagaagattggtcctcagtctttacttcttgaaaaactccttagatcctaaaaaagagtaatgaaaactaaactatATGTTTATGGAAAAttgtagagaattatggagagaataatggtggcAGGTGTAGAGAGCAGGGAGGAGAAAATTCCCctccttctttcttccttcctCTCCCTTCCTCTTTAGGGTTTTGCAGAGATGTATATAGAGGAGAGtcctcctctaaataaatctctctagagatgagtatactaatataagtttatctaatagataagactttaagtatattaatctccaccaaatactatctcataaataactcttaatgtaaatcctaataattatataaaatgactaaaatatctctTGGGCCTTATAATTAGCAATCCATCCATGCATCTTAGTCTTGGGACTTATATGAATATGTcccattaagcttcttttagctccatattttcctcttttttctaatattcctgaaaatagacaattaagcttaagtgaggcaaaagcacatattttcaccattttatatatagagatatatcattaaagctttaaaatacccttaaatatctatacataatttggaccgatcaaatacccccacacttaaacctttacttgtcctcaagtaaataGCAACTAAGAATTAACTTTTGCAAAAAAccattgtcacgaccccacccgtgggcccgtgaccggcactagggaatgggtaggcttaaggccaccgaaacccgtagtaagcctgacactcacttatttaaacaaatctcatctcaaattaatattattaaaaccacaaattatcttaatagctacattttacataaatacttcggtctgccagaaaaactaggcgagacctgaaactcagaaaatttacaactgatacatctactattactactgcggagaatctaagatttaccaatttacataccaaatcaaatacatcacccgatgatgaaggagtttgaataagagtcatggAGAACTAGCGATCACGAATccgaaaaaacataaatggagactcggtctagagtgagttaaaatcaaataatctagagactattgcttcttctcagaaaacatagattattcaaatcagtatattaaaccatactataattataccctactatttccttcacataaaaatattaatcattcgaatcaaaatatcaaccatgcacgtaaatacaatccatattataatcataccataataaataaataaatgaataataaaaatatatttttacttttacgggacgagtggctcggtagaaccctaaaccccaaaatctaacagccattttggctctcttaatccaataagactggcgcccagagagcaagctcgatcagggtccttacctccagcctgaacacttgaattccaaataagccggcgcccagagagcatcgctcgatcagggaccttaactccggcaatcaactgaactcagcccagagagcaatgctcgatcagggcaaacaaatccataataaccttatgtccataatcattaccggtgcgcacgcggtcctgatgtaacccaccaggcggcatgttctacaagccacatttcccaattcgcaatcatcacatataataaatatcattatctgatgaactcaaccaacacatatcgaaatgaagattaaagatttaaggtaaaacaacgtgcaatttgtgaggggaaaaataataacgtttatcttattataacataataataataatatttatattatttcaaatattaataatcaagtgaaatcatttattttgcgatactaataatcatattaagcacaaattctaaatagcatattaaaatcagactagcaatagtgcaaagattaaatgactttaactcacagaattggtGACCTCCTAGCTCGTTGCCTCGGTGGGAGGCCGAACGAACCGAcaatctaatcacggaaaacaatttatcaatacgctgagacaatccatcattaatcctaggtctagactcctaggattgactgtctaagaatctcgactcgggagaattctaccgaaaattcggcagaacctcccctacaacacgaacattacccccccccccccgtaaaaacgggtccaggactgccggaagaacacttcaaatatccaacaatttaaacaacggagtcgggtccccaaacttcactatttccgactcacacaaaatacgaggcgtGCAACCGAcagataattattttgactcacaatatcatcaaatacacaatataatccaatagacacaattaaaccaagaatttctaaaattaacgggccaaagataattaccgagacgctcgatcgccgGTCGACTCGCCAcgggagtccgatcgacgatccgaacacaccatcggactcacaacgacgcgatGACGATCCTGCCCGATTTTCGATCGACACCGATCATCTgaagagatttgcggacgatctcgaccgtcgattcgcgaACGAAGctcgatcgccacgaaaccgttgccatcgcgaagcttgaggaggagagtcgggatacatcctccgatcatccatcctccggagctcacggaaaagcccaaaatgCGGCCGCCTCCACGTGAACTCTCTTCCAACCACCAAAACcggccaaaaggaagctctccaaGGGAGTTGATCACCACCGAGATCGGTACGGAAGGCCACCGAACGGCCGAACGACGCCGGCCGCCACGTCGCGCGATTCCGCCTCACGCTGCTTTTGCTTCGCCGACGCCGCCACGCATCGACGCCCGGATCGGCCGCCGACGACGCAGACACCGGCCTCCTTCTTCTCATGACGCCCCgctttttctctcttcctctcttcttcccctatttctttcccttcaatatcgacatttgacccctgaacttttccttattacaatttggttcctcaactttcttaattacttacaatttcatcccgcaaaattccaatttgacccccaaacttctttttagcctttcaattaagcccctaactatttaatttgggccaaatccgaattattgaaaatacacaattataaaaatacccctgaccgacatatttattgacgaaaataccaaactcacaaatttccattaaaactccataaaaataacattatactttcaatccttattccaaaataaatttccaatttagtcctaacacacaattaaattaaattatcaatttccaacttaaaatttaatactactaatcaattataataccaattctcccaaaattcttttataaaaacatcctttataatttcttccaaaattttccaatatataattttacttatataaatatgcatttgggaaaatttgaataaccaaaatataatcatttctcaaataatttacttgtataatttcttaaaatttcaaattaattgcgtatagaaaataactcatttatttgattaatattaaatttttcattaaatcatttcaaattaaacccaataataatgaagctaaaattaacttaaataaaaacttattattaaatatataaaaattccgggtgttacaaccATGAAGAACATTCATACTCagcttaaagatattattcaaaagaatctcatTAATGCAAAGATCATGTCAACCCAAGAACACTTGAGTCATAATaactttctttaaaaatataaactcaatCGTTGTTAATCAAAAGACACAAGCATCCAATCCTTCACACCTGTTTCACAACAAATAGTCTAACTTATCTTCAAAGGATACAATTATGATGCATAATCCAAATTATCATAACCCTATTCAAAAAGGCAAAACCTTCATTCAAAAACAAGAGATCAATAGGCATTTATTACTTGCTTTTGAAGCtcttatactttttcttttctttatacctcttggattttaatttttgatacttgggtacttctttctttcttgagatgtTATGCCTTTTTACGCAAATACAAATATGGGTAATGAATGCacctggttactcaacaaaacATACATCAAGATGCTTTGCACGCTCATAATCTTAATTGCCTTTTTACGCGAAAATCGACATTGGTCGTGAAGATCCCCGGTTACTAAGCAAGTAAAATTAGCATAGTAGAGGTATTAAACTTAGAGCTTTAAACTTGCCTATCTCATATCTCACAAACTTAGGCAagccaatttaataataagaaaatcatAATCTAAATCATACACTTCTAATCATACCCATGTCGAATGTTGCTAAACTATTCATCATATCCATATATAAAAGATGAACACTTGATAATTTAAGTGCAAATAACTCATGagttcatatttatatatgttaaaaactAACTTAAAAGTTCAAGAATTTTAACATAATAGCATTCTTTCATCGACTCTTATAtagaacaataagaaaaagctgagtggaaaaatttaaaattttgcaaaAGATTAACCAAAGTTGCTAATTCTCATGGTATATGACGTATAAAGTTTAATCGaagaaatattctattttcCTCCCCCACACTTAAATTTGACATTGTTCTCAATGTCATtgcatatgaaaaaataaagaacaaaaagagaggaaaaagatagaatactCCCTTAGAATTTTCAATGCATAGTAAACCATGAACTTGAATTCCGATCTCCACCATCCAAACCTTAGAAGCACACTGGAACATACatcattgataattataaaagaaataaagaaataaaaatttaaaaaaataataaagaattaaaataataattatcctAAACATAATAGAAAGATTAAATcctaagataattaaaagttagatcctaataaataaatataaattctagaataaaatttaaaataaagtcctaGATCAATGATATGACTATTTATGTGGAGGAGATAgatatatgtttaattttaaaagagagtattttaactaaaaataattcataatttatcctaattttttggatttaattattttaatttttgctcaaaaagatttttttttttgattacGTCATTGCTGCTCGCCTACACCTGCGGGCCCGCTTGTTCGCTTTGCGTTCGTGTCTTGCTGCTGCACGTGTCTGCGGGCATGTGGCCGCTGGATTGCTTCCTCCTCATGGCGACACCGCGGGCAGACTACCTCGCTCGCGGCCTCCATGCCTCGGCGGCAGGCTGCGGCTTCCTCTCCCACGACCCACGGCTGCTGCGGGCCTGTGTTGTCTCTAGCGCTGGCTGCTACGGGCCCGTATCGTCTCTGCCGCTAGCTACTACGGGCCCGTGTGAAAATTCGTTGCCACAACATGGCTtgctcaatttttttaaatttttttttgttggagCTTTAATTGCTTCTCATGGTGACATATTACCTTTTTGGGGATCAAATACAAGCATACaagataaacataaaataaataaaaactaagaaaataataaataataaaaatttaaaataacaataataataataacttaaatgcataaaataaaaatacaattgctAAGTTTATTGTCTATAGCTAGATATTCCTGATTATGCTCATGGTGGACATTCATCCGCGCACTCCACCTCTTCGTCATAAGCCATTCCTTTCAAGTATGgctttatacttttaatgcGAATATCTAAAGTGTCACGAAAACTCTTgtcaattaaaaatagaatatcattgtataattgTTCATAAACAAGAAAATCTAAGTAATTATATGAACACTTATCAATAGTAGATTTAGGAGATAAAGTTAGAaaatcaaacactttaaattccACAGTTTCTCCTAAAACTGTCATGGTAAGTTTTCCATCATGCACATCAGTCACAGTTCTAGTAGTTGCCATGAAAGATCTACCAAGGAGTATGGTTTGCTTTTTATCCCTTGCTGGTGTGTTTTCCATGTCAAGTACTATAAAATCAACTGGAATTATTAACTTACCTACTTATACTAGCAAGTCTTCCACTATACCTTTAGGATATTTTGTTGATTTGTCTGTAAATTGTAGAGACATAGTGGTAGGCTTCAACTCTCTCAAGTCAAGTACTTCATACATCGAATACGGCATCAAGTTGATGCTTGCTCCCAAATCTAACATGACTTTTGTATCCTTTTTGTCAcctattataatattaatggtGAAGCTACCAGGATCCTTCATCTTAAGGGGCAATTGATGTTGAAGCATTACACTTGCTACTTGTACTTTTTTATTGTTCGCATATCGCCTTTTGCTCGTGTTCAactcttcaaaattttttgTATAAGCTGGCTTATTCCTGATAACATCCAACAAAGGTAAGTTAGTATTAACTTTAGAGAGCATctcaatattttcaaaaaaaaatttgtctTTTTCGCTCTCTTTTGG
The nucleotide sequence above comes from Ricinus communis isolate WT05 ecotype wild-type chromosome 6, ASM1957865v1, whole genome shotgun sequence. Encoded proteins:
- the LOC125370324 gene encoding uncharacterized protein LOC125370324; its protein translation is MANPPREVGAERRMAMKDYALPTIGNTTSCIVLVDNVVGGAMLERTLDEVYNIFEMLEANSQQKSVRTKRVEVNNAIGIPKNDGLVQINKESMQKEEKVEPNLRLEKKENEVFSRPEFHKAAQPYRLPIPFLNQPKESEKDKFFFENIEMLSKVNTNLPLLDVIRNKPAYTKNFEELNTSKRRYANNKKVQVASVMLQHQLPLKMKDPGSFTINIIIGDKKDTKVMLDLGASINLMPYSMYEVLDLRELKPTTMSLQFTDKSTKYPKVLDMENTPARDKKQTILLGRSFMATTRTVTDVHDGKLTMTVLGETVEFKVFDFLTLSPKSTIDKCSYNYLDFLVYEQLYNDILFLIDKSFRDTLDIRIKSIKPYLKGMAYDEEVECADECPP